A single window of Ananas comosus cultivar F153 linkage group 17, ASM154086v1, whole genome shotgun sequence DNA harbors:
- the LOC109723613 gene encoding uncharacterized protein LOC109723613 isoform X2: MVSVVRSTLLFAPSKPSPRPRATMAASFSAAGTGAGAAPPSTQQRRSSRKLPVLLFDVMDTIVRDPFYHDIPAFFKMPMKELLESKHPTAWVEFEEGLIDENELARKFFKDGRSFDLEGLKECMVRGYSYVDGIEAVLCSLKQNDYELHAFTNYPVWYMMIEDKLRLSKYLSWTFCSCLIGKRKPSPDSYMEVVHHLGVEPGSCVFIDDSLYCL; encoded by the exons atGGTCTCCGTGGTTCGCTCCACCCTCCTCTTCGCCCCTTCGAAGCCCTCTCCGCGACCGCGAGCGACAATGGCGGCGAGCTTCTCCGCCGCTGgcaccggcgccggcgccgcccctCCCTCGACGCAGCAGCGGCGATCATCGAGGAAGCTCCCCGTGTTGCTCTTCGACGTCATGGACACGATCGTCCGCGACCCTTTCTACCACGACATCCCTGCGTTCTTCAA AATGCCAATGAAGGAACTTTTAGAAAGCAAACACCCAACTGCATGGGTTGAATTTGAGGAGGGATTGATTGATGAG AATGAGCTAGCTAGGAAGTTTTTCAAAGATGGAAGATCTTTTGACTTGGAAG gTCTCAAAGAATGCATGGTAAGAGGATATTCCTATgtagatggtattgaggccgTGCTTTGCAGCTTGAAACAAAATGACTACGAATTGCATGCTTTCACAAATTATCCAGTCTG GTACATGATGATTGAAGATAAGTTACGACTCTCGAAGTATTTGTCTTGGACATTTTGCTCTTGTCTTATTG GAAAACGCAAGCCTTCTCCTGATTCTTATATGGAAGTGGTACATCATCTCGGAGTTGAGCCAGGAAGCTGTGTCTTCATCGATGACAG TTTGTACTGCTTATAA
- the LOC109723613 gene encoding uncharacterized protein LOC109723613 isoform X1 yields the protein MVSVVRSTLLFAPSKPSPRPRATMAASFSAAGTGAGAAPPSTQQRRSSRKLPVLLFDVMDTIVRDPFYHDIPAFFKMPMKELLESKHPTAWVEFEEGLIDENELARKFFKDGRSFDLEGLKECMVRGYSYVDGIEAVLCSLKQNDYELHAFTNYPVWYMMIEDKLRLSKYLSWTFCSCLIGKRKPSPDSYMEVVHHLGVEPGSCVFIDDRKTNVEAAINVGMVGLHFKSADSLKQDLALLGIEVVTAAHP from the exons atGGTCTCCGTGGTTCGCTCCACCCTCCTCTTCGCCCCTTCGAAGCCCTCTCCGCGACCGCGAGCGACAATGGCGGCGAGCTTCTCCGCCGCTGgcaccggcgccggcgccgcccctCCCTCGACGCAGCAGCGGCGATCATCGAGGAAGCTCCCCGTGTTGCTCTTCGACGTCATGGACACGATCGTCCGCGACCCTTTCTACCACGACATCCCTGCGTTCTTCAA AATGCCAATGAAGGAACTTTTAGAAAGCAAACACCCAACTGCATGGGTTGAATTTGAGGAGGGATTGATTGATGAG AATGAGCTAGCTAGGAAGTTTTTCAAAGATGGAAGATCTTTTGACTTGGAAG gTCTCAAAGAATGCATGGTAAGAGGATATTCCTATgtagatggtattgaggccgTGCTTTGCAGCTTGAAACAAAATGACTACGAATTGCATGCTTTCACAAATTATCCAGTCTG GTACATGATGATTGAAGATAAGTTACGACTCTCGAAGTATTTGTCTTGGACATTTTGCTCTTGTCTTATTG GAAAACGCAAGCCTTCTCCTGATTCTTATATGGAAGTGGTACATCATCTCGGAGTTGAGCCAGGAAGCTGTGTCTTCATCGATGACAG GAAGACAAATGTTGAGGCAGCTATAAACGTGGGAATGGTCGGGTTACACTTCAAGAGCGCAGATTCTCTCAAACAAGATTTGGCTTTATTAGGAATTGAGGTAGTAACTGCAGCTCATCCCTAA